The following are encoded in a window of Phoenix dactylifera cultivar Barhee BC4 unplaced genomic scaffold, palm_55x_up_171113_PBpolish2nd_filt_p 000381F, whole genome shotgun sequence genomic DNA:
- the LOC103717256 gene encoding survival of motor neuron-related-splicing factor 30 produces MQGGEDLSTEELAANLSTYKDQLREVRKVLIDEPGNSEYADMEKELEEVIALTEELLATARQTEAAQLGLDVSLQGLLDGSSQSKVESSELSKSHEKFSVGTKVQAVWSEDGEWYDATIEALTPNGYYVCYDGWGNREEVDPANVRPIQEGVVDALLEAEREAEATKQAIKRKIAQAAVTDFQARSLPPKLRIDPNDAEDVKAAKRKKIHAFKSKVRFEQLEVVQNKRQNAWQQFQTTKGKAKTIGFFSGRKRESIFKSPEDPKGKVGVTGSGKGLTEFQKREKHLHLKGATVDVEE; encoded by the exons ATGCAAGGGGGCGAGGATCTAAGCACCGAAGAGCTCGCAGCGAATCTCTCCACGTATAAAGATCAGCTCCGCGAG GTCAGAAAGGTTTTGATTGATGAGCCTGGAAACTCTGAGTATGCAGATATGGAGAAGGAGCTTGAAGAG GTTATTGCTTTGACGGAGGAGCTTTTGGCAACTGCAAGGCAAACAGAGGCTGCCCAGCTTGGTTTAGATGTGTCCCTCCAGGGTCTGTTGGATGGGTCCTCCCAGTCCAAAGTG GAATCAAGTGAACTTTCCAAATCTCATGAGAAGTTTTCTGTTGGCACCAAAGTTCAAGCTGTTTGGAGTGAAGATGGGGAATG GTACGATGCAACAATTGAGGCTCTTACGCCAAATGGATATTATGTCTGTTATGATGGCTGGGGAAACAGGGAGGAG GTGGATCCTGCTAATGTTAGGCCCATCCAGGAGGGAGTAGTTGATGCTTTGCTCGAAGCTGAGAGGGAAGCTGAAGCCACCAAACAAGCCATTAAAAGGAAGATTGCACAAGCAGCTGTGACTGACTTTCAAGCACGCAGTTTACCTCCTAAACTTCGCATTGATCCCAATGATGCCGAGGATGTG AAAGCTGCTAAGCGCAAAAAAATACATGCTTTCAAGTCAAAGGTTCGCTTTGAACAACTTGAAGTTGTGCAGAATAAGCGTCAGAATGCTTGGCAGCAGTTCCAGACAACGAAGGGGAAAGCTAAGACG ATCGGGTTCTTTTCAGGGAGAAAGCGAGAGAGTATCTTCAAGTCCCCAGAAGATCCAAAGGGCAAGGTTGGTGTCACCGGCAGTGGAAAGGGATTGACCGAGTTCCAAAAGAGGGAGAAGCACTTGCACCTCAAGGGAGCTACCGTGGATGTAGAGGAGTAG